The following are from one region of the Biomphalaria glabrata chromosome 12, xgBioGlab47.1, whole genome shotgun sequence genome:
- the LOC106053057 gene encoding tripartite motif-containing protein 45-like isoform X1, which produces MVYTWRQAENDRQGREDDERAQPEAMTQTLNWRERCYGDDDDFSDEDILDRENRRRYRRRLERDRYFTQAIDPSSLSSPSPPPTSVCSNMSTTAAGNKLAQEIHDEFLTCKICLEGFKSPKCLDCLHTFCEQCIDNHVLNECSYKKYSDYREFTCPLCRKRTQLPIGGVKKLPDNFLVSSLGEVVARQKPSKFPFCDICKLVNRKHREATSKCLDCNKLLCKQCVDMHKETKVTQNHSLFDVEIEKDIECKEHQDEVVRFYCEPCQTCICVLCTFNEHKDHEISQFNDAVNKYKENIQDLLGSCKSKIDIYDRQLALLNKCEGVIKSAEQKIHDAAIQFIAEIRNKEKALIDELHDFYGAELMTYVTRKNEMQNNLDGLKSTCSLTELVLKGKDIELLLLKKQVQEKLSAMANVELKDLPRTVGKQVCFVSGSLDLGRLEDPDAPIDKKKELQRERDALEDSHRLTLPNMLFGQKGIERDIIKEVIKSTPKRTTDTQTDPMQDKASTKSLVNRCIQTEYPERYDREDSSASSSNRGSLETRGTGTDVIFTNEKAVNTPTRSLHSMSTQIQGAGASKEISPSTFADGSTDTDSAVLRRQRRRRERKAVEVSVRPTTSYRSTAPAEGLEDMESFLNNLNARKPFLTNGYHRRSSP; this is translated from the exons GTACCGCCGTCGCCTGGAAAGAGATCGCTACTTTACGCAAGCCATTGACCCGTCCAGTCTTTCGTCCCCAAGCCCTCCCCCAACCAGTGTGTGCAGTAACATGTCCACCACAGCAGCAGGCAACAAACTCGCCCAGGAGATTCACGACGAGTTTCTGACCTGTAAAATCTGTCTGGAAG GGTTCAAGTCTCCCAAATGCCTGGATTGTTTGCACACTTTCTGTGAGCAATGTATTGACAACCATGTCCTCAATGAGTGCTCCTACAAAAAG TACTCGGACTACAGAGAGTTCACGTGTCCACTCTGCCGCAAGAGAACTCAGCTCCCCATCGGAGGCGTGAAAAAGCTGCCGGACAACTTCCTGGTGTCCAGTTTGGGCGAGGTGGTGGCCCGACAGAAGCCCAGCAAGTTTCCCTTCTGTGACATCTGCAAGCTTGTCAACCGGAAGCACCGCGAGGCGACCAGTAAATGTCTGGATTGTAACAAGTTGCTGTGTAAGCAGTGCGTAGACATGCACAAGGAAACCAAG GTCACCCAGAACCACAGTTTGTTTGACGTGGAGATTGAGAAGGACATTGAATGCAAGGAACACCAGGACGAGGTGGTCAGGTTCTACTGTGAGCCGTGCCAGACCTGTATATGTGTACTGTGTACATTCAACGAGCACAAG GACCATGAGATTTCCCAGTTCAATGACGCGGTCaacaaatacaaagaaaacattCAGGACCTGCTGGGCAGCTGCAAGAGCAAGATTGACATATATGACAGGCAGTTGGCATTGTTGAATAAATGTGAAGGTGTCATCAAG TCAGCAGAGCAGAAGATCCATGATGCTGCCATTCAGTTCATCGCTGAGATCAGGAACAAAGAGAAAGCACTCATCGATGAGCTGCACGACTTCTATGGAGCCGAGCTCATGACCTACGTGACCCGGAAGAACGAGATGCAGAACAACCTCGACGGCCTGAAGAGCACATGCAGCCTGACGGAGCTGGTGCTGAAGGGCAAGGACATCGAGCTGCTGCTTCTGAAGAAGCAGGTCCAGGAGAAACTCTCGGCCATGGCGAATGTGGAGCTGAAAGACTTGCCTCGCACTGTGGGCAAGCAGGTCTGCTTCGTGTCTGGAAGCTTGGATCTGGGCAGGCTGGAAGACCCTGATGCCCCGATCGACAAGAAGAAAGAGTTGCAGAGGGAGAGAGACGCCCTGGAAGACAGTCACCGCTTAACGCTGCCTAATATGCTGTTTGGGCAAAAAGGCATTGAGAGGGACATTATCAAAGAAGTCATAAAGTCGACACCAAAGAGGACCACTGACACCCAGACCGACCCAATGCAAGATAAAGCTTCAACAAAGAGCCTGGTCAACAGATGCATACAGACAGAGTACCCGGAGAGATACGACAGAGAAGACTCCTCTGCCAGCAGCAGCAACCGAGGGTCCTTGGAGACTCGCGGGACAGGAACTGACGTCATATTCACTAACGAGAAAGCCGTCAACACCCCGACCAGAAGTCTTCACTCCATGTCCACTCAGATTCAGGGCGCAGGGGCGTCCAAGGAGATCTCCCCTTCCACCTTCGCGGACGGGAGCACCGACACGGACTCTGCCGTACTCCGGAGGCAGCGTCGTCGCCGAGAGAGGAAAGCAGTGGAGGTTTCGGTGCGGCCGACGACGTCTTACCGCTCGACGGCCCCAGCTGAAGG gtTAGAGGATATGGAATCATTCCTAAATAACCTCAACGCCAGAAAACCGTTTTTGACCAATGGCTATCACAGGAGGTCATCTCCATAG
- the LOC106053057 gene encoding tripartite motif-containing protein 45-like isoform X2: MVYTWRQAENDRQGREDDERAQPEAMTQTLNWRERCYGDDDDFSDEDILDRENRRRYRRRLERDRYFTQAIDPSSLSSPSPPPTSVCSNMSTTAAGNKLAQEIHDEFLTCKICLEGFKSPKCLDCLHTFCEQCIDNHVLNECSYKKYSDYREFTCPLCRKRTQLPIGGVKKLPDNFLVSSLGEVVARQKPSKFPFCDICKLVNRKHREATSKCLDCNKLLCKQCVDMHKETKVTQNHSLFDVEIEKDIECKEHQDEVVRFYCEPCQTCICVLCTFNEHKDHEISQFNDAVNKYKENIQDLLGSCKSKIDIYDRQLALLNKCEGVIKSAEQKIHDAAIQFIAEIRNKEKALIDELHDFYGAELMTYVTRKNEMQNNLDGLKSTCSLTELVLKGKDIELLLLKKQVQEKLSAMANVELKDLPRTVGKQVCFVSGSLDLGRLEDPDAPIDKKKELQRERDALEDSHRLTLPNMLFGQKGIERDIIKEVIKSTPKRTTDTQTDPMQDKASTKSLVNRCIQTEYPERYDREDSSASSSNRGSLETRGTGTDVIFTNEKAVNTPTRSLHSMSTQIQGAGASKEISPSTFADGSTDTDSAVLRRQRRRRERKAVEVSVRPTTSYRSTAPAEGAMSTFKY, encoded by the exons GTACCGCCGTCGCCTGGAAAGAGATCGCTACTTTACGCAAGCCATTGACCCGTCCAGTCTTTCGTCCCCAAGCCCTCCCCCAACCAGTGTGTGCAGTAACATGTCCACCACAGCAGCAGGCAACAAACTCGCCCAGGAGATTCACGACGAGTTTCTGACCTGTAAAATCTGTCTGGAAG GGTTCAAGTCTCCCAAATGCCTGGATTGTTTGCACACTTTCTGTGAGCAATGTATTGACAACCATGTCCTCAATGAGTGCTCCTACAAAAAG TACTCGGACTACAGAGAGTTCACGTGTCCACTCTGCCGCAAGAGAACTCAGCTCCCCATCGGAGGCGTGAAAAAGCTGCCGGACAACTTCCTGGTGTCCAGTTTGGGCGAGGTGGTGGCCCGACAGAAGCCCAGCAAGTTTCCCTTCTGTGACATCTGCAAGCTTGTCAACCGGAAGCACCGCGAGGCGACCAGTAAATGTCTGGATTGTAACAAGTTGCTGTGTAAGCAGTGCGTAGACATGCACAAGGAAACCAAG GTCACCCAGAACCACAGTTTGTTTGACGTGGAGATTGAGAAGGACATTGAATGCAAGGAACACCAGGACGAGGTGGTCAGGTTCTACTGTGAGCCGTGCCAGACCTGTATATGTGTACTGTGTACATTCAACGAGCACAAG GACCATGAGATTTCCCAGTTCAATGACGCGGTCaacaaatacaaagaaaacattCAGGACCTGCTGGGCAGCTGCAAGAGCAAGATTGACATATATGACAGGCAGTTGGCATTGTTGAATAAATGTGAAGGTGTCATCAAG TCAGCAGAGCAGAAGATCCATGATGCTGCCATTCAGTTCATCGCTGAGATCAGGAACAAAGAGAAAGCACTCATCGATGAGCTGCACGACTTCTATGGAGCCGAGCTCATGACCTACGTGACCCGGAAGAACGAGATGCAGAACAACCTCGACGGCCTGAAGAGCACATGCAGCCTGACGGAGCTGGTGCTGAAGGGCAAGGACATCGAGCTGCTGCTTCTGAAGAAGCAGGTCCAGGAGAAACTCTCGGCCATGGCGAATGTGGAGCTGAAAGACTTGCCTCGCACTGTGGGCAAGCAGGTCTGCTTCGTGTCTGGAAGCTTGGATCTGGGCAGGCTGGAAGACCCTGATGCCCCGATCGACAAGAAGAAAGAGTTGCAGAGGGAGAGAGACGCCCTGGAAGACAGTCACCGCTTAACGCTGCCTAATATGCTGTTTGGGCAAAAAGGCATTGAGAGGGACATTATCAAAGAAGTCATAAAGTCGACACCAAAGAGGACCACTGACACCCAGACCGACCCAATGCAAGATAAAGCTTCAACAAAGAGCCTGGTCAACAGATGCATACAGACAGAGTACCCGGAGAGATACGACAGAGAAGACTCCTCTGCCAGCAGCAGCAACCGAGGGTCCTTGGAGACTCGCGGGACAGGAACTGACGTCATATTCACTAACGAGAAAGCCGTCAACACCCCGACCAGAAGTCTTCACTCCATGTCCACTCAGATTCAGGGCGCAGGGGCGTCCAAGGAGATCTCCCCTTCCACCTTCGCGGACGGGAGCACCGACACGGACTCTGCCGTACTCCGGAGGCAGCGTCGTCGCCGAGAGAGGAAAGCAGTGGAGGTTTCGGTGCGGCCGACGACGTCTTACCGCTCGACGGCCCCAGCTGAAGG TGCAATGTCTACCTTCAAATACTAA